The stretch of DNA aatggcttcttctgctgtggaactcgctctctcaactcgaccaactctggatCCTCGTATTGCCTCTTCTTTACTTCAGCTATGAGcgatgattttgcagtattttggagtacaactccactaTCACCAGAGTCTACTAATTGAACCCCCAAACAatccaattgatgaatctctctagttaattttcttttttaggcctctacatgtgctaagctacccatagatcggcgacttaaggcccctgctaccacattagctttgcctggatggtagagaatgttaacatcgtaatctttcaataactcaagccatcgccccTGTCGTAAATTTAATTCTTTCTGCTTGAAGgtatattgcaggcttttattatctgtaaatacatcaacatgaatgccatataaataatgacgccatgtcttaagtgcatggacaactgcagctaattcgaggtcgtgggtcgaATAATTCCGCTTGTGcgtccttaactgccttgaagcatacgtaattactttcccatgttgcatcaggacacatcctaagctgacacctgaggcatcacaatatatggCATAACCatttggaccctctggaagtgcttgaactggcgctgaggtcaacctgtacTTAAGCTCCTGGAAACTCTGCTCGCAAGCCTtcatccactgaaacttagttgctttctgcgtcaacttcgttaatggtgccgaaagggaagaaaaaccctctacgaaccttcggtagtatcctgctaaacctagaaagctacgaaccaatgtcggagtggtaggtgtaggccaagatttcacagcctcaatcttctgagtgtctacctttataccgcCATCGGATacaatgtgtcccaagaatgctaaaAACTTCAACcataactcacatttagaaaacttaacATACAATTTactatcacggagggtttggggTATTGCTcataggtggtccgcatgctcatcctctaaacgtgaataaaccaaaatatcatcaataaatactatcacggaCTTATCTAAAAATGGCtagaataggctattcatcaagtccataaatacggaaaGTGCGTTCGTCAACCCGAAgaacatgacaaggaactcaaagtggacatatcgagtcctgaaagctatcttaggaatatctttctcccgaactctgacctggtggtaccccaacctcaaatctatctttaaaaagcatctagctccctacAACTGAtaaaacaagtcatctatccttggaagtggatacttattcttaatagttaccttgttcagctgcctataatcgatacacatcctcagcgatccGTCTTTCTTCTGTACGAACAGTAcaagtgcaccccaaggtgatatatTGGGCC from Nicotiana tomentosiformis chromosome 11, ASM39032v3, whole genome shotgun sequence encodes:
- the LOC138901489 gene encoding uncharacterized protein, giving the protein MAQPVNSTTRSSMSVHPSGHESQYSAVCGRQTSADIVELEMLDFDAIMGMDWLAACYAIIDCQEKTTRFHFSGEPVLEWVGNTVTPRGRFISYLKARKMIIKGCIYHIVRVRDIDVEIPTLQSIPVVKEYADVFPNELPGVPPEREIDFGIDLLLGTQPISIPPYRMAPAELKELKEQLKYLLERGFIRPNISPWGALVLFVQKKDGSLRMCIDYRQLNKFLAFLGHIVSDGGIKVDTQKIEAVKSWPTPTTPTLKATKFQWMKACEQSFQELKYRLTSAPVQALPEGPNGYAIYCDASGVSLGCVLMQHGKVITYASRQLRTHKRNYSTHDLELAAVVHALKTWRHYLYGIHVDVFTDNKSLQYTFKQKELNLRQGRWLELLKDYDVNILYHPDSGDSGVVLQNTAKSSLIAEVKKRQYEDPELVELRERVPQQKKPLLEIKRDGVLRYRGRLCVPYVVGLRDRIMSEAH